A window of Candidatus Woesearchaeota archaeon contains these coding sequences:
- a CDS encoding ATPase: protein MDNKKGEKTDPVCGMKGTIKAHGHSFCSQRCIEKYEHEHNIAHCISCQVKGGHRPWYKERLYVVGLITIALLIVSYLIPAMNPLYNAFADYFKLIWWAILLGLILGGVIDHFVPREYISKFLATHRKRGIFYAVIFGFLMSACSHGILAIAIQLYKKGASVASVVAFLLASPWANLPITILLFGFFGVKALYLIVSAIVIAIITGFIFRILDRKKLIEQNPNTVRVDRNFSIREDFRKRYKNFRLKYEDFLGIMKGSWALAKMVVWWILLGMIIAAFARAFVPQDFFMQYMGPTLLGLAITLIFATIIEVCSEGSSVLAFEIFNQTRAFGNSFVFLMAGVATDYTEIGLIWSNIGKKSAIWLPVITVPQIILLGYFFNIFL, encoded by the coding sequence ATGGACAACAAGAAAGGAGAAAAAACAGACCCAGTCTGCGGCATGAAAGGCACGATAAAAGCGCACGGCCATTCTTTCTGCAGCCAGCGCTGCATCGAAAAATATGAGCATGAGCATAATATAGCGCACTGTATAAGCTGCCAGGTTAAGGGAGGGCACAGGCCATGGTATAAAGAAAGGCTGTATGTGGTCGGGTTAATCACGATTGCCCTGCTGATTGTCAGCTATCTTATACCTGCCATGAACCCTCTGTATAATGCATTTGCAGACTATTTTAAGCTGATATGGTGGGCGATACTTCTTGGCCTCATTCTTGGAGGAGTAATAGATCATTTTGTTCCGAGAGAATATATCTCTAAATTCCTGGCCACACACCGAAAAAGAGGTATTTTTTATGCTGTGATTTTCGGATTCCTGATGAGTGCATGCTCGCACGGAATATTGGCTATAGCTATACAACTATATAAGAAAGGGGCTTCTGTTGCTTCTGTTGTTGCTTTCCTGTTAGCTTCGCCGTGGGCAAACCTTCCCATAACAATACTATTGTTCGGCTTTTTTGGGGTGAAGGCATTATATCTGATAGTGTCTGCGATCGTGATAGCGATAATAACAGGATTTATCTTCAGGATACTTGACAGAAAAAAGCTTATAGAGCAGAATCCGAATACTGTCCGGGTTGACAGGAATTTTTCCATTAGAGAGGATTTCAGGAAAAGATATAAGAATTTCAGGCTCAAGTATGAAGATTTCCTGGGAATAATGAAAGGAAGCTGGGCACTGGCAAAAATGGTTGTGTGGTGGATACTGCTTGGAATGATAATAGCAGCATTTGCAAGGGCTTTTGTTCCGCAGGATTTCTTTATGCAGTATATGGGCCCAACATTGCTGGGATTGGCAATTACATTAATATTCGCTACGATAATAGAGGTATGTTCAGAGGGAAGCAGTGTTTTAGCGTTTGAGATATTCAACCAGACAAGGGCTTTTGGAAACAGCTTTGTTTTTTTAATGGCCGGCGTGGCCACAGATTATACAGAGATAGGGCTAATCTGGAGCAATATCGGCAAGAAATCAGCTATTTGGCTGCCTGTAATTACAGTGCCACAGATAATCCTGCTCGGATACTTCTTTAATATATTTCTCTAA
- a CDS encoding cupin domain-containing protein, whose translation MEGFSKNLNELMQFPKEGVFSTVLAKGENYNHTLMCLTAGTDIDTHTSAKNGVVQVLKGSGIFKLYDKDIEMKPGVFIFMPRDAPHSLNAEEDLAILLCLTE comes from the coding sequence ATGGAAGGCTTCAGCAAAAACCTGAATGAATTGATGCAATTCCCAAAAGAAGGCGTTTTTAGCACTGTGCTTGCCAAGGGAGAGAATTACAACCATACTTTGATGTGCTTAACAGCCGGAACTGATATTGACACCCATACATCCGCTAAGAACGGGGTTGTGCAGGTGTTGAAAGGTTCCGGGATATTTAAGTTATATGATAAGGATATTGAGATGAAGCCAGGTGTGTTTATTTTTATGCCGAGAGATGCTCCCCATTCCCTAAATGCGGAAGAGGACCTGGCAATCCTGCTGTGCCTCACGGAATAG
- a CDS encoding methyltransferase domain-containing protein, with protein MDDKQWNSLAENYHEEIVSPFFRDVENPLFAEIRRIKNSKDKKAAEFGCGLLYLGNLLSGSFRAVHASDFSENMVRKARQRNKQLKNITIKKEDLRNISYKGEFDVAISCNSIIMPSFRDNLKAFCNINNALKKNGVCFLILPSMESVLYHGMLLLHSELIGKETKKARKKAKRKFENSCYDFFLGHYHDGDQTQKFYYLHEIEYMLKKAGFRKIEVKKVKYPWGKDISDYEDFPKEKKMWDWFVSARK; from the coding sequence ATGGATGATAAGCAGTGGAACAGCTTGGCAGAAAATTATCATGAGGAAATAGTAAGCCCTTTCTTCCGTGATGTGGAAAATCCCCTATTTGCCGAGATACGCAGGATAAAGAACAGTAAGGATAAGAAAGCTGCTGAATTCGGCTGCGGTTTGCTGTATCTGGGGAATCTTCTCTCAGGGTCTTTCAGGGCTGTCCATGCATCTGACTTCTCTGAAAATATGGTAAGGAAAGCAAGACAGAGGAATAAGCAGCTTAAGAACATTACAATAAAAAAAGAAGACCTTAGAAATATAAGCTATAAGGGCGAATTTGATGTTGCCATCTCATGCAACTCTATAATTATGCCCTCTTTCAGGGATAATCTAAAGGCATTCTGCAACATTAACAATGCATTAAAGAAGAACGGCGTTTGCTTCCTTATACTCCCTTCAATGGAATCTGTATTGTACCACGGCATGCTCCTGCTGCACAGCGAACTGATTGGTAAAGAAACAAAAAAAGCCAGGAAAAAGGCAAAAAGAAAATTTGAAAACAGCTGCTATGATTTCTTCCTTGGCCATTACCATGATGGCGACCAAACCCAGAAATTTTATTACCTGCATGAGATAGAATATATGCTGAAGAAAGCAGGGTTCAGGAAAATAGAAGTTAAAAAAGTAAAATATCCATGGGGAAAAGACATATCAGATTATGAAGACTTCCCCAAAGAAAAAAAGATGTGGGACTGGTTTGTCAGTGCACGGAAATAG
- a CDS encoding rubrerythrin family protein: protein MPETEENLKSAFAGESQARNKYDFFAKVARKEGYHYIGKLFEETALNEKQHAKDEFKLLNGIGDTKANLKEAISGEHHETTAMYPDFAKQAREEGNIEAANKFRMIAKVEAEHEARYKKLLEMVEKGTVFKRQRPVRWKCSKCGYIHTGKEPPQKCPSCRHPREYFEPECMCFQESCEICNF from the coding sequence ATGCCAGAGACAGAAGAAAATCTAAAGTCAGCATTTGCCGGTGAGAGCCAGGCAAGAAACAAATATGATTTCTTTGCAAAGGTAGCAAGGAAAGAAGGCTATCATTATATAGGGAAGCTCTTTGAAGAAACAGCTTTGAACGAAAAGCAGCATGCAAAAGATGAATTCAAGCTGCTGAACGGGATAGGGGACACAAAAGCCAACTTAAAAGAGGCAATATCAGGCGAGCATCATGAGACAACTGCGATGTACCCTGATTTTGCGAAACAAGCCAGGGAAGAAGGCAACATAGAAGCAGCCAACAAGTTCAGGATGATAGCAAAGGTAGAGGCAGAGCACGAAGCGCGCTATAAAAAACTCCTTGAGATGGTAGAGAAAGGAACAGTCTTTAAAAGGCAAAGGCCTGTCAGGTGGAAGTGCTCAAAATGCGGCTATATTCATACAGGGAAAGAGCCGCCGCAGAAATGTCCTTCCTGCAGGCATCCGAGAGAATATTTCGAGCCGGAATGCATGTGCTTTCAGGAGAGCTGCGAGATCTGCAATTTTTAG
- the tmk gene encoding dTMP kinase → MKNLFIVFDGMDGCGKSTQVSLLHDYLFRKDKRIRILTTREPTFGRYGIRIRDMLSKHKNPYSDAEVLTELYVKDRQDHVDNLILPFLRKDTGNISMVLCDRYYYSTIAYQHAQGIPLNKLITMNKKFPRPDLAIILDLNPETAMHRITRERAVEKFEKLEFMNELRKNFHSLKDLLDDNIKIIDTSGSEEETFAKIKRRINRLLA, encoded by the coding sequence ATGAAAAACTTATTTATTGTTTTCGATGGGATGGACGGCTGCGGCAAGTCCACGCAGGTATCCTTGCTCCATGATTATCTTTTCAGGAAAGATAAGAGAATCAGGATACTCACTACAAGGGAGCCTACTTTCGGAAGGTACGGAATAAGGATAAGGGATATGCTGTCCAAACACAAGAACCCTTACTCAGACGCAGAGGTACTCACAGAGCTCTATGTTAAGGACAGGCAGGACCACGTAGACAACCTGATACTTCCTTTTTTAAGAAAGGATACAGGCAATATCTCTATGGTTTTATGCGACCGCTATTATTATTCGACAATTGCTTATCAGCATGCCCAGGGCATTCCGCTGAACAAGCTGATAACGATGAATAAAAAATTTCCCAGGCCCGATCTCGCAATAATCCTAGACCTTAACCCCGAGACTGCCATGCACAGGATAACAAGGGAAAGGGCGGTGGAGAAATTTGAAAAATTGGAATTCATGAATGAGCTGAGGAAAAATTTCCATTCTCTAAAAGATCTTCTTGACGATAATATAAAGATAATTGATACCTCGGGAAGCGAGGAAGAGACGTTTGCTAAGATAAAGAGAAGGATTAACCGGCTTTTAGCCTAA
- a CDS encoding 4Fe-4S ferredoxin: MAKRKIVKINEDKCNGCALCIPNCHEGALQMIDGKARLISDLFCDGLGACIGHCPQGAITTEEREAEPYDEKKVMKENIIPKGENIIKAHLEHLREHGADEYLKDALEYLEEKGMENPMKDRKMEMKNKFCGCPGSKEMDFSGEGETISGEGKRASQLRQWPVQLHLISTHAPYYQGKDLLLAADCTAYALGDFHKDLLKGRSLAIACPKLDEAQDVYLEKLTRLIDDSKINTLTVAIMEVPCCSGLLQLAKNALEKSGRKIPIKAIIVGIHGDVKSEEWI; this comes from the coding sequence ATGGCAAAGAGGAAGATTGTGAAGATAAATGAAGACAAGTGCAATGGGTGCGCTCTTTGCATACCCAACTGCCATGAAGGCGCTTTACAAATGATAGACGGAAAAGCGCGTTTAATAAGCGACTTATTTTGTGACGGGCTGGGGGCTTGCATAGGGCACTGCCCGCAAGGCGCCATAACGACCGAAGAGAGGGAAGCAGAGCCTTATGATGAGAAAAAAGTCATGAAAGAGAACATCATCCCAAAAGGGGAGAATATCATTAAAGCGCATTTGGAGCATTTGAGGGAGCATGGTGCTGATGAGTATCTGAAAGATGCGCTTGAATATTTGGAAGAGAAGGGAATGGAAAACCCCATGAAAGACAGAAAAATGGAAATGAAAAACAAATTTTGCGGCTGCCCCGGCTCTAAGGAAATGGATTTTAGCGGGGAAGGAGAAACCATTAGTGGAGAGGGGAAACGGGCTTCACAGCTAAGGCAATGGCCTGTACAGCTCCATCTCATCTCGACACATGCGCCGTATTACCAGGGAAAAGACTTGCTGCTCGCTGCTGACTGCACTGCATATGCGCTCGGAGATTTTCATAAGGACTTGCTAAAAGGCAGGAGCTTGGCAATTGCATGCCCAAAGCTTGATGAAGCCCAGGATGTTTATCTGGAGAAATTAACAAGGCTGATTGATGACTCAAAAATCAACACTTTAACTGTTGCTATAATGGAAGTTCCTTGCTGCAGTGGATTGCTACAGCTGGCCAAAAATGCACTAGAAAAATCTGGGCGGAAGATTCCAATAAAGGCAATCATTGTTGGAATCCATGGGGATGTTAAATCTGAGGAGTGGATTTAA
- a CDS encoding dUTP diphosphatase, producing the protein MVQLKIQRISDVTLPCYAHEGDAGMDLYSSVDHILKPGERKLVPTGIRIAVPSGYEAQVRPKSGLALKHGISIVNTPGTIDCQYRGEVGVILINLGKEDFVVRKNSKIAQLVINKVEQAEIDEVNMLDKTARGEGGFGSTGLE; encoded by the coding sequence ATAGTTCAGCTAAAGATACAGCGGATTTCTGATGTCACATTGCCATGCTACGCGCATGAGGGCGATGCAGGCATGGACTTATATTCGTCAGTTGATCATATTCTTAAGCCGGGGGAAAGGAAATTGGTTCCTACAGGCATCAGGATAGCGGTGCCTTCTGGATACGAGGCTCAGGTCAGGCCGAAATCCGGTTTGGCTTTAAAGCACGGCATATCTATAGTTAATACTCCCGGCACAATAGATTGCCAGTATAGGGGTGAGGTCGGAGTGATATTGATAAATCTTGGAAAGGAAGATTTTGTTGTACGAAAGAACAGCAAGATAGCGCAGTTGGTTATAAACAAGGTCGAACAGGCAGAGATAGATGAAGTGAATATGCTTGACAAAACAGCCAGGGGAGAAGGGGGGTTTGGCAGTACTGGTCTCGAGTGA
- a CDS encoding DEAD/DEAH box helicase — translation MKFRKLGIIEPIAKVIDEKGFDAPTEIQEKSIPLVTQGRDIIAGSATGSGKTLAFAAGILKNTNNTGKIQALVLTPTRELAEQVSRELERFSKYKNLATTTVYGGVSINPQIHKLQKTDIVVGTPGRILDHLERRTLDLRQVKTLVLDEADRMLDMGFIDDVEKIIRSCSRERQTLLFSATIYPEIAGLAKRYMNNPVKVSAEKYVDPSKLKQVYYDIKDNLKFSLLVHLLKHEQQGLVMVFSNTRRNVDFIAKNLKLNGIDSLPIHGGFSQAKRTNVMKHFHSGRAFVLVCTDVAARGLDIPHVSHIYNYDIPKDAKEYVHRIGRTARAGKEGKVINLLAGRDHENFDRVLRENRIKIEKEEIPRIGKAVIKRTERRRQGNRFGSRGFGRKNSRNRNFSRNKGTKNRRDGAWPNIK, via the coding sequence ATGAAATTCAGAAAATTAGGCATTATAGAGCCTATTGCAAAAGTGATAGATGAAAAGGGATTTGACGCTCCCACAGAGATACAGGAAAAGTCAATTCCTCTTGTGACTCAGGGGCGCGATATAATAGCAGGCTCTGCCACAGGCTCAGGCAAAACGCTGGCTTTTGCTGCAGGCATATTAAAGAATACGAATAATACAGGAAAGATACAGGCATTAGTCTTAACTCCCACAAGGGAGCTTGCGGAACAGGTAAGCAGGGAGCTTGAAAGGTTTTCAAAATACAAAAACCTGGCAACAACAACAGTTTACGGCGGTGTCTCAATAAATCCCCAGATACATAAGCTGCAGAAGACAGACATTGTTGTCGGGACTCCCGGAAGAATCCTGGATCATCTCGAAAGAAGAACCCTCGATTTAAGGCAGGTTAAGACATTGGTTCTTGATGAGGCCGATCGAATGCTGGACATGGGCTTCATAGACGATGTCGAGAAAATAATCAGGAGCTGTTCCAGGGAAAGGCAGACATTGCTGTTTTCAGCTACCATATATCCTGAGATAGCAGGCCTGGCAAAGCGCTATATGAATAATCCGGTTAAGGTCAGCGCAGAGAAATACGTTGACCCTTCAAAGCTGAAACAGGTTTACTATGATATAAAGGACAACTTAAAATTTTCCTTGCTTGTTCATCTCCTCAAACATGAACAGCAGGGATTGGTCATGGTTTTCAGCAATACGAGAAGGAATGTTGATTTTATAGCAAAAAACCTAAAATTAAACGGAATTGACTCCCTGCCAATTCACGGTGGTTTTTCACAGGCTAAGAGAACCAACGTGATGAAGCATTTCCATTCAGGCAGGGCTTTCGTGCTTGTCTGCACAGATGTGGCAGCCCGCGGGCTTGATATCCCCCATGTCTCGCACATCTATAATTATGACATTCCAAAGGATGCTAAGGAATACGTGCATAGGATAGGCAGAACAGCCAGGGCAGGCAAAGAAGGCAAGGTGATAAATCTTCTTGCAGGCCGCGACCATGAGAATTTTGACCGCGTTCTGAGGGAAAACAGGATAAAAATCGAAAAAGAAGAAATTCCGAGAATAGGAAAAGCAGTAATAAAGAGGACCGAAAGGAGAAGGCAGGGCAATCGGTTTGGGAGCAGGGGCTTTGGAAGAAAGAATTCAAGAAACAGGAATTTCAGCCGCAATAAAGGAACAAAGAATAGAAGAGACGGCGCATGGCCCAATATTAAGTAG